In Aspergillus flavus chromosome 3, complete sequence, one genomic interval encodes:
- a CDS encoding major facilitator superfamily domain-containing protein, with protein MQSIRQYRRLRQDLAEARRGKLPSESLAKTSTSSDNEAAKDPTEKPAAIDPAVVRGVTVSRPQEGDGSTVYVVGWRDNDPSNPQVWSLPRKWMAMINCCCLGIALTIPTSVEGPAQEAFQDHFGVSPMAGSMSTGIFLIGVGVGSLFSGPLSETFGRNIVYFVSMVVVMLFIMAKALAPSYGVALAFRFFGALFAATPMTVAGGTIGDIWTPMQIPFGLPLVTICAYTGPILGPVIGAYTPEIGFESAGWISMIIIGAVLVFVLIAQPETCSPLLLEWRARHLRELTGDDRYQAEHTSASSLDFRLLANVYRPFFMVWTEPIILVFSFYLVLIYFVLFTFLNGYPYIFTRPYGISASSTFIIWVAMMPEVAVAIIMVPYIYSLTKKAAASAMTAGKPLQPEVSLYWAMAGASILMPVSLFWMAWTCYSDISIWSPIIASTILGYALVCIFTTIYMYIIFVYLQHLASALGFMTFARYVISGALSPASIKMYENIGAHWSLTIVGIIATVMAPVPYVLYNYGHKVRAMNKNIQNRA; from the exons ATGCAGTCCATCCGCCAGTACCGTCGCCTGCGGCAGGACCTAGCTGAAGCTCGGCGAGGAAAGCTACCTTCTGAGTCGCTCGCGAAGACCTCCACCAGTAGCGATAACGAGGCCGCAAAGGATCCGACAGAGAAGCCAGCAGCAATAGACCCAGCCGTCGTCCGTGGTGTGACCGTCTCGCGCCCACAGGAGGGCGATGGGAGCACCGTCTACGTGGTGGGCTGGAGGGACAACGACCCCAGTAATCCCCAGGTCTGGAGCTTGCCCAGGAAATGGATGGCTATGATAAACTGTTGCTGTCTGGGCATCGCGTTGACAATTCCCACATCTGTCGAAGGTCCTGCGCAAGAGGCCTTCCAGGACCACTTTGGTGTCAGTCCGATGGCAGGATCGATGAGCACAG GCATCTTCCTGATCGGTGTAGGCGTGGGCTCACTATTCTCCGGCCCTTTGTCTGAAACCTTCGGCCGCAATATCGTCTACTTTGTCTCGATGGTTGTGGTCATGCTGTTCATTATGGCCAAAGCTCTGGCTCCCAGCTATGGCGTCGCTCTCGCTTTCCGATTCTTCGGCGCCCTTTTCGCCGCGACCCCAATGACCGTGGCTGGCGGGACCATAGGCGACATCTGGACGCCCATGCAGATACCCTTCGGCCTGCCCTTGGTCACCATCTGTGCATACACCGGCCCAATCCTGGGTCCTGTGATCGGCGCATACACACCTGAGATCGGCTTCGAGTCGGCCGGCtggatatccatgatcatcATCGGCGCCGTCCTGGTATTCGTCCTGATTGCCCAACCGGAAACATGTAgtccgctgctgctggaatGGCGCGCGAGACACCTGCGCGAGCTAACCGGCGACGACCGCTACCAGGCCGAGCACACATCGGCCAGCTCGCTAGACTTCCGGCTGCTGGCTAACGTGTATAGACCGTTTTTCATGGTCTGGACCGAGCCTATAATCCTGGTCTTTAGCTTTTACCTCGTCCTCATCTACTTTGTGCTATTCACTTTCTTGAACGGTTACCCTTATATCTTCACTAGGCCGTATGGCATATCGGCCAGCTcaaccttcatcatctgggTTGCAATGATGCCTGAAGTTGCCGTGGCGATCATTATGGTCCCTTACATCTACAGCCTCACCAAGAAGGCCGCCGCGAGCGCAATGACCGCAGGCAAACCCCTGCAGCCCGAGGTATCCCTCTACTGGGCCATGGCGGGAGCTTCTATTTTAATGCCAGTGTCGCTATTCTGGATGGCCTGGACGTGCTAC AGCGACATCAGCATCTGGTCCCCAATCATAGCCTCCACGATACTCGGTTACGCCCTCGTCTGTATCTTCACAACAATCTACATGTACATCATCTTCGTATACCTGCAGCACTTAGCGTCCGCGCTCGGATTCATGACCTTTGCTCGCTACGTCATCTCCGGTGCGCTCAGTCCGGCTTCTATCAAGATGTACGAGAACATAGGCGCTCATTGGTCGTTGACCATTGTGGGCATTATTGCTACGGTGATGGCACCCGTGCCCTATGTGCTTTACAACTATGGCCATAAGGTCCGTGCAATGAACAAGAATATTCAGAATAGGGCTTAG
- a CDS encoding uncharacterized protein (uncharacterized protein family UPF0311): MEPLSPPPALTHLFTLRCAVDPPMEIGNGPYGRRRCVPIKSGTVRGKYLNGEVVPGGADFMLVEENQTTHVNTNYLLKSDDGAYIYIRTEGTRSGPPEVLKALMEGDDGVDPNQYWFHLHIKLETGHEKYKWMNNRVIVGRATRAKGEVAYDAYFLENIV, translated from the exons ATGGAGCCCCTCTCGCCGCCCCCAGCCCTAACACATCTTTTCACTCTCCGGTGTGCCGTCGACCCTCCAATGGAGATCGGGAATGGACCTTACGGTAGACGTCGCTGTGTGCCCATTAAATCCGGTACTGTGAGAGGAAAGTACTTGAATGGAGAGGTAGTTCCTGGTGGAGCGGATTTCAT GTTGGTTGAGGAGAATCAAACGACACATGTAAATACGAACTATCTTCTTAAGAGTGATGATGGAgcttatatctatattcG GACAGAGGGAACTCGTTCCGGGCCTCCTGAGGTCTTGAAAGCCCTGATGGAAGGAGACGACGGAGTGGACCCCAACCAATACTGGTTTCATTTGCATATCAAGCTTGAAACCGGCCATGAAAAATACAAATGGATGAACAACCGGGTCATTGTCGGGCGAGCGACCAGAGCCAAAGGCGAGGTTGCCTATGATGCGTATTTCTTGGAGAATATTGTTTGA